From the Flavobacteriales bacterium genome, one window contains:
- a CDS encoding PKD domain-containing protein, with translation MSFVRVAGLLAALSLAGRGQAQCPQLYDYWGNPSDTAEWYSCSGGPFTLVIASPQNIVGGFTINWGDGSPLHVGGSLIAPGTVTHVYAPAVAEYTVTFTELVSGCVVTGTVIMEESTSASIQIPVGGLTQVCAPQAVDFINSSTNVSPNTVFTWDFGDASTQLVYDHTNLGQTVTHTYMPGTVSCETTVRLYAENTCNTLQGGPSVATFNPIRVWDIDSAQIAPSATLLCWPDRTVTFLNVTDRNCLQQGNIYQRFEYWNFGDYWGQGHDSIINWAPWPPTFPRTIQYPGIGTYEVMLLDSNYCGIDTAYVQITIVPPPNVSLSATPDTVCAGGTIAFDQTTGGGANFFEWDFGTGAGFQWTGAGDQSHTYGTPGTFVVSYAASIQGATAGCADTASVTVVVLPSPTADFTVDQDAACDSLTVTFTNTSVNAVSHLWDLGDGTIIAAFEPTPHFYGTPGTYTVTLTVTNSDGCQDTHTHDIHVYAPPVVQIGAQNVCEGVAAQFSDQTVTEPGNPVVQWAWDFGDGATSTLEDPTHLYAGNGGHTVTLTVTTPYCGGTGVQNVLVEALPTAAFLPVPSIGCSPLDVQFTNTSSGAVSYAWDFGDGTTSTATAPSHIFQNAGPTDVVDTVMLIASTLFGCSDTATALITVAPPVVAGFTHNALPGCAPLDVQFTNTSTGAGSYAWDFGDGGTSTAVSPAHQYVNNTLLLQTNTVQLIATSAAGCVDTARTTLLVYPMPQFTFATQPDSGCSPLTVTFPTIVGAVSHQWDFGDGATGTGPSPTHTYLNITGAVVTYPVTMIGANAFGCVDTTYDQVTVFPMPTAAFTTDLLQGCHPLTAQLTNTSQGAVAFNWSYGDGGTSDTSAAVHGHTWSNFLTAPQTFTIGLTAANVHGCSATATGQVQVYPAVIAQFTADTVGCAPFDPDLANLSIGATSHFWTFGDGGASSQPSPAHTYLNQGLADVVFTPTLVATSSYGCSDTAQVDVLVHPAPIAQFVPSALAGCQPFPLSAQDLSIGATTIIWTWGDGTQQSGAPGNVAHTYAHADSVPVSFTITQVGTSVHGCMDTAQAVIQVYPAITAAFTAPADGCSPLAYTPVNMSTGASSYLWDMGDGVTLVGNAPTHTYVNGTPANQTWTVTLTATSAWGCTDTEQMNVVVHPSPTAQFQATPFIQQFPASTVSLINNTGPGPWTHDWSMGDGGTLSGVQPGSYTYGTWGQFTIMLVVTDNVCSDTATQVVTIEPPYPTAAFIGSGEGCAPLTVQFTNTSLLGEGYLWNFGDGGSSTADDPVYTYTLPGTYTVMLTAYGPGGTVNTAVHIDSIVVHPSATAYFVLQPEEVVVPGQPVYCYNLSGNADSYAWDFGDGTTSALLNPVHTYTDPGSYTVSLIANNAWNCPDTFVVADAVTGIASGEIAFPNAFTPNSDGPTDGLYDPNSMSNDFFFPVQEGVEDYHLQVFNRWGELVFETFDVKQGWDGFYRGQPAKQDVYAWKARARFSDGREETLKGDVTLIR, from the coding sequence ATGAGCTTCGTGCGCGTGGCCGGCCTGCTGGCGGCCCTGTCCCTGGCGGGCCGGGGGCAGGCGCAATGCCCGCAGCTCTACGACTATTGGGGCAACCCGAGCGATACCGCCGAGTGGTACAGCTGTTCCGGTGGTCCGTTCACGCTGGTGATCGCCTCCCCGCAGAACATCGTCGGCGGCTTCACGATCAACTGGGGCGATGGCAGCCCGCTGCATGTGGGCGGCTCGCTGATCGCCCCGGGCACGGTGACGCACGTCTACGCCCCGGCCGTGGCCGAGTACACCGTGACCTTCACCGAACTGGTCAGCGGCTGCGTGGTCACCGGCACCGTGATCATGGAGGAGAGCACGAGCGCCTCCATCCAGATCCCTGTGGGCGGCCTCACCCAGGTCTGCGCCCCGCAGGCGGTGGACTTCATCAACTCCAGCACCAACGTATCGCCGAACACGGTGTTCACCTGGGATTTCGGCGACGCGAGCACCCAGCTGGTGTACGACCACACCAACCTCGGGCAGACGGTGACGCACACCTACATGCCGGGCACGGTGAGCTGCGAGACCACGGTGCGTCTATATGCGGAGAACACCTGCAACACGCTGCAAGGTGGACCGAGCGTGGCCACCTTCAACCCGATCCGGGTGTGGGACATCGACAGTGCGCAGATCGCTCCGAGCGCCACGCTGCTGTGCTGGCCCGACCGGACGGTCACCTTCCTCAACGTCACCGACCGAAACTGCCTTCAGCAGGGCAACATCTACCAGCGCTTCGAGTACTGGAACTTCGGTGACTACTGGGGGCAGGGCCACGATTCCATCATCAACTGGGCCCCCTGGCCACCCACCTTTCCGCGCACCATCCAATATCCGGGCATCGGCACGTACGAGGTGATGCTGCTGGACAGCAACTACTGCGGCATCGACACGGCGTACGTGCAGATCACGATCGTGCCGCCGCCGAACGTCTCGCTCAGCGCCACGCCGGACACCGTGTGCGCCGGAGGCACGATCGCCTTCGATCAGACGACCGGTGGCGGCGCGAACTTCTTCGAGTGGGACTTCGGCACGGGAGCCGGCTTCCAGTGGACCGGCGCAGGTGATCAGTCGCACACCTATGGCACACCGGGCACCTTCGTGGTCTCCTACGCCGCCAGCATCCAGGGCGCCACCGCGGGTTGCGCCGATACCGCTTCAGTGACCGTCGTGGTGCTGCCCAGCCCCACGGCGGACTTCACCGTGGACCAGGACGCGGCCTGCGACTCGCTCACGGTGACCTTCACCAACACCTCGGTGAACGCGGTGAGCCATCTGTGGGACCTGGGGGACGGCACGATCATCGCCGCCTTCGAGCCGACACCGCACTTCTATGGCACACCGGGCACCTACACGGTGACGCTGACGGTGACGAACTCCGACGGCTGTCAGGACACGCATACGCACGATATCCACGTGTATGCCCCGCCAGTGGTGCAGATCGGCGCGCAGAACGTGTGCGAGGGTGTGGCCGCCCAGTTCTCGGACCAGACGGTGACCGAGCCAGGCAACCCGGTGGTGCAGTGGGCCTGGGACTTCGGCGATGGCGCCACCTCCACGCTGGAGGATCCCACGCATCTCTATGCCGGCAACGGGGGCCATACCGTGACCCTGACCGTGACCACGCCCTATTGCGGCGGCACCGGGGTGCAGAACGTGCTGGTGGAAGCCCTGCCCACGGCGGCCTTCCTGCCGGTGCCCAGCATCGGTTGTTCGCCGCTGGACGTGCAGTTCACCAACACGAGCTCCGGGGCGGTGAGCTACGCCTGGGACTTCGGCGATGGCACCACCAGCACGGCCACCGCGCCGTCGCACATCTTTCAGAACGCAGGCCCCACCGATGTGGTGGACACCGTGATGCTGATCGCGAGCACATTGTTCGGCTGCTCGGACACGGCCACGGCGCTCATCACCGTGGCCCCGCCCGTGGTGGCCGGGTTCACCCACAACGCCCTTCCCGGTTGCGCTCCGCTCGATGTGCAGTTCACCAACACCAGCACGGGGGCCGGTTCCTACGCCTGGGACTTCGGTGATGGCGGTACGAGCACCGCCGTGTCCCCGGCGCATCAGTACGTGAACAACACCTTGCTCCTGCAGACGAACACCGTGCAACTGATCGCCACCTCGGCCGCGGGCTGCGTGGACACGGCGAGGACGACGCTGCTGGTGTACCCGATGCCGCAGTTCACCTTCGCCACCCAGCCGGACAGCGGCTGCTCCCCGCTCACGGTCACCTTCCCCACGATCGTCGGGGCGGTGAGCCACCAGTGGGATTTCGGTGACGGTGCCACGGGCACGGGTCCCTCGCCCACGCACACCTACCTCAACATCACGGGAGCCGTGGTGACCTACCCGGTGACAATGATCGGGGCGAACGCCTTCGGCTGCGTGGACACCACCTATGACCAGGTGACCGTGTTCCCCATGCCCACGGCGGCCTTCACCACCGATCTGCTGCAGGGTTGCCACCCGCTCACCGCACAGCTCACGAACACGAGCCAGGGGGCGGTCGCGTTCAACTGGAGCTACGGCGACGGCGGTACCTCGGACACGTCGGCCGCGGTGCATGGGCACACCTGGTCCAACTTCCTGACCGCGCCGCAGACGTTCACCATCGGGCTGACGGCCGCGAACGTGCATGGATGCAGCGCCACGGCCACAGGCCAGGTGCAGGTGTACCCGGCGGTGATCGCCCAGTTCACGGCCGACACGGTGGGCTGTGCGCCCTTCGATCCGGACCTCGCGAACCTCTCCATCGGTGCCACGAGCCACTTCTGGACCTTCGGGGACGGTGGGGCCAGCTCGCAACCGAGCCCGGCGCACACCTACCTCAACCAAGGCCTCGCCGATGTGGTGTTCACCCCCACGCTCGTGGCCACCTCCTCTTACGGATGCAGCGATACGGCCCAGGTGGACGTGTTGGTGCATCCAGCGCCGATCGCCCAGTTCGTGCCGAGCGCGCTGGCCGGTTGCCAGCCATTCCCACTGAGCGCGCAGGACCTGTCGATCGGGGCGACGACGATCATCTGGACCTGGGGTGACGGCACCCAGCAGAGCGGAGCTCCGGGCAACGTGGCGCACACCTATGCCCATGCCGACAGCGTGCCGGTGTCCTTCACCATCACCCAGGTGGGCACGAGCGTACACGGTTGCATGGACACGGCGCAGGCGGTGATCCAGGTGTATCCGGCGATCACGGCCGCGTTCACAGCCCCCGCCGACGGGTGTTCGCCGCTGGCCTATACGCCAGTGAACATGAGCACGGGGGCCTCGAGCTACCTGTGGGACATGGGCGACGGCGTCACGCTCGTGGGCAACGCCCCCACACATACGTACGTGAACGGCACACCCGCGAACCAGACCTGGACGGTGACGCTGACGGCCACTTCGGCCTGGGGATGCACGGATACCGAGCAGATGAACGTGGTGGTGCATCCTTCACCCACCGCGCAGTTCCAGGCCACGCCCTTCATCCAGCAGTTCCCGGCCTCCACGGTGAGCCTGATCAACAACACCGGACCGGGGCCCTGGACCCACGACTGGAGCATGGGCGATGGCGGCACGCTGAGCGGTGTGCAGCCCGGATCGTACACCTATGGCACCTGGGGCCAGTTCACCATCATGCTGGTGGTGACGGACAACGTGTGCAGCGATACGGCGACGCAGGTGGTGACCATCGAGCCACCCTATCCCACGGCCGCCTTCATCGGTTCGGGGGAGGGCTGTGCGCCGCTCACCGTGCAGTTCACGAACACCTCGCTCCTCGGGGAGGGCTATCTGTGGAACTTCGGGGACGGTGGTTCGAGCACGGCCGACGATCCCGTGTATACCTACACCCTGCCGGGCACCTACACCGTGATGCTAACGGCGTACGGGCCGGGCGGCACGGTGAACACGGCGGTGCACATCGATTCCATCGTGGTGCATCCGAGCGCCACGGCCTACTTCGTGCTGCAGCCAGAGGAGGTGGTGGTGCCCGGGCAGCCGGTGTACTGCTACAACCTGAGCGGCAATGCGGACAGTTATGCATGGGACTTCGGGGACGGCACCACGAGCGCGCTGCTGAACCCCGTGCACACGTACACCGACCCGGGCAGCTACACCGTGAGCCTGATCGCCAACAACGCCTGGAACTGCCCGGACACCTTCGTGGTGGCCGATGCGGTGACCGGCATCGCTTCCGGCGAGATCGCCTTCCCGAACGCGTTCACCCCGAACAGCGACGGGCCCACGGATGGCCTGTACGACCCGAACTCGATGAGCAACGATTTCTTCTTCCCCGTGCAGGAGGGCGTGGAGGACTACCACCTCCAGGTCTTCAACCGCTGGGGTGAGCTGGTCTTCGAGACGTTCGATGTGAAGCAGGGCTGGGACGGCTTCTACCGCGGCCAGCCTGCGAAGCAGGACGTGTACGCCTGGAAGGCCCGGGCCCGCTTCAGTGACGGCCGGGAGGAGACCTTGAAAGGAGATGTGACCTTGATCCGATGA
- a CDS encoding PD40 domain-containing protein — MSHRYPFPFLLMLIAPVAAWGQANYTRVHNRMLDEAKMLLAVEDHVEAAKIYRRLENVDTTFAEVAHELGLCYAQIPGARHKAAPLFERALRNGHPEALYHLGLARHRQERFDEAIDLLNRYKATKHRLVADAEVDRSMAICRNAKALVRTPVDLTVRNLGALINSPAHDYCPLVTADGNTMYFTSRREGTTGGLKDPNGQWFEDIYMARRLDEVWSNAVNAGVPLNTALQDATVGLSADGTSMIIYRTGQGLVSGDLFESKRSVALWNMPELMTERINSEHHERSATLSPDGEEIYFTSDRPGGFGGRDLYRIRRLPNGEWSLPLNLGPTINTPFDEDAPFLHSDGTTLFFSSNGHGTMGGYDIFKSVMLDHDQCSWGDPENMGYPLNTVNDDIYFCLSEDGTTGYFSSERPGGLGAQDIYQVVFPSSQLEFFIVRGIVADPRDEPLRARIVVEDEGREEIVGVYNTNAATGRYLMVLKPGARYHLRTEAEGHAAVEEVLTATAPDHGREISKETQLLPLEQVEGMTRNER, encoded by the coding sequence ATGAGCCACCGCTACCCGTTCCCGTTCCTGTTGATGCTGATCGCGCCCGTGGCCGCCTGGGGCCAGGCCAACTACACCCGCGTGCACAACCGCATGCTGGACGAGGCCAAGATGCTGCTGGCGGTGGAGGACCATGTAGAGGCGGCCAAGATCTATCGACGGCTGGAGAACGTGGACACCACGTTCGCCGAGGTGGCGCACGAACTGGGTCTGTGCTATGCGCAGATCCCCGGTGCACGGCACAAGGCCGCACCCTTGTTCGAGCGTGCGCTCCGGAACGGTCATCCTGAGGCTCTGTACCACCTGGGCCTGGCCCGTCACCGCCAGGAGCGCTTCGATGAGGCCATCGACCTCCTGAACCGGTACAAGGCCACCAAACACCGGCTGGTGGCCGATGCGGAGGTGGACCGCTCGATGGCCATCTGCCGCAATGCGAAGGCGCTGGTGCGCACGCCGGTGGACCTGACCGTCCGGAACCTCGGTGCGCTGATCAATTCACCGGCGCACGACTACTGCCCGCTGGTGACGGCGGATGGGAACACGATGTACTTCACCTCGCGCCGCGAGGGCACCACCGGAGGCCTGAAGGACCCGAACGGACAGTGGTTCGAGGACATCTACATGGCGCGGCGTTTGGACGAGGTGTGGTCGAACGCGGTGAACGCGGGCGTGCCGTTGAACACGGCCCTGCAGGACGCCACGGTGGGCCTTTCCGCCGACGGCACCAGCATGATCATCTACCGAACGGGGCAGGGCCTGGTGAGCGGCGACCTGTTCGAGAGCAAGCGATCGGTGGCCCTGTGGAACATGCCCGAACTGATGACCGAGCGCATCAACAGCGAGCACCACGAACGCAGTGCCACGCTGAGCCCCGATGGGGAGGAGATCTACTTCACGAGCGACCGGCCCGGAGGCTTCGGCGGGCGTGACCTGTACCGGATCCGGCGCCTGCCCAACGGCGAGTGGAGCCTGCCCTTGAACCTGGGGCCCACGATCAACACGCCGTTCGATGAGGATGCGCCTTTCCTGCACAGTGACGGCACCACCCTCTTCTTCAGCTCGAACGGCCATGGCACCATGGGCGGCTACGACATCTTCAAGAGCGTGATGCTCGACCACGACCAGTGCAGCTGGGGCGATCCGGAGAACATGGGCTACCCGCTGAACACCGTGAACGACGACATCTACTTCTGCCTGAGCGAGGACGGCACCACGGGCTATTTCTCCTCCGAACGCCCCGGCGGCCTGGGTGCACAGGACATCTACCAGGTGGTCTTCCCCTCGAGCCAGCTGGAGTTCTTCATCGTACGCGGCATCGTGGCCGACCCGCGCGACGAGCCGTTGCGTGCGCGGATCGTCGTGGAGGACGAGGGGCGCGAGGAGATCGTGGGGGTGTACAACACCAACGCCGCCACGGGCCGCTACCTGATGGTGCTGAAGCCGGGCGCTCGCTACCACCTGCGCACCGAGGCCGAGGGCCATGCCGCGGTGGAGGAGGTGCTGACGGCCACCGCGCCGGACCACGGCCGCGAGATCAGCAAGGAGACCCAGCTGCTGCCCCTGGAACAGGTGGAAGGCATGACCCGGAATGAGCGGTAA
- a CDS encoding type IX secretion system membrane protein PorP/SprF has product MSGKRSTLLALLMGTAACAHAQDPQFTQFYAMPTYVSPAFAGTGLQSRFGLAWRDQWPSIPGAFVSYNAAWDHYMQNLNSGVGLLMTHDRAGTGALRYTSVAAQYAYEIELKRKVFIRPAMQFGFVNHAVDLSKLTFGDQLARGGAVPTQEYADGRSIRYGDIGAGILFFTPKLWLGASMHHLNEPNQSLLLNESTVPRKFSLHGGYRMRLLGRVIKQHAEHVVLAFNYRAQGRYDQLDIGAYYEREPFFAGLWYRGIPVFKSYAPGYGNTDALAVLLGFMVKDLRVGYSYDLTLSRLAGRTGGAHEITLGYELADRRRKKSIAKRRVVPCAKF; this is encoded by the coding sequence ATGAGCGGTAAGCGATCCACGCTGCTGGCCCTGTTGATGGGTACCGCGGCCTGTGCGCATGCGCAGGACCCGCAGTTCACCCAGTTCTACGCCATGCCCACTTACGTGAGCCCGGCCTTCGCGGGCACCGGCCTGCAGAGCCGGTTCGGGCTGGCCTGGCGCGATCAGTGGCCGAGCATCCCAGGGGCCTTCGTGAGCTACAACGCCGCGTGGGACCACTATATGCAGAACCTCAACAGCGGCGTGGGCCTGCTGATGACGCATGACCGGGCGGGGACCGGCGCGCTGCGCTACACCAGCGTCGCCGCGCAGTACGCGTATGAGATCGAGCTCAAGCGCAAGGTGTTCATCCGGCCCGCGATGCAGTTCGGCTTCGTGAACCATGCCGTGGACCTCAGCAAGCTCACCTTCGGCGACCAGCTGGCCCGGGGCGGGGCGGTGCCCACGCAGGAGTACGCCGACGGCAGGAGCATCCGCTACGGCGACATCGGCGCGGGGATCCTGTTCTTCACCCCCAAGCTGTGGCTCGGCGCCTCGATGCACCACCTCAATGAGCCGAACCAGTCGCTGCTGCTGAACGAAAGCACCGTGCCGCGCAAGTTCAGCCTGCACGGCGGGTACCGCATGCGCCTCCTGGGGCGCGTGATCAAGCAGCACGCCGAGCATGTGGTGCTGGCGTTCAACTATCGCGCGCAGGGCCGCTACGACCAGCTGGACATCGGTGCCTACTACGAACGGGAGCCCTTCTTCGCAGGGTTGTGGTACAGGGGCATCCCGGTGTTCAAGTCGTATGCGCCGGGCTACGGCAATACCGATGCGCTGGCCGTCCTCCTGGGCTTCATGGTGAAGGACCTGAGGGTGGGCTACAGCTACGACCTCACGCTGTCCCGCCTCGCCGGCCGCACCGGTGGGGCGCACGAGATCACCCTCGGGTACGAGCTCGCCGACCGGCGGAGGAAGAAGTCCATCGCCAAGCGCCGCGTGGTGCCCTGTGCCAAGTTCTGA